A window of Anomalospiza imberbis isolate Cuckoo-Finch-1a 21T00152 chromosome 4, ASM3175350v1, whole genome shotgun sequence contains these coding sequences:
- the AGA gene encoding N(4)-(beta-N-acetylglucosaminyl)-L-asparaginase isoform X2, whose amino-acid sequence MAAGRGGGRQGATVALLLLAALTPASAASAAALPVVINTWAFRTAAETAWKVLESGGSELDAVERGCGQCEIDQCDGSVGYGGSPDESGETTLDAMIMDGNTMEVGAVADLRRVKNAIGVARKVIEYTKHTLLVGESASLFAVRMGFPYEDLTTQKSLSLYSEWLNQSCQPNYWKNVVPDSSKSCGPYKRREEVSYKEEHTSSQRSIHNHDTIGNNFCRVGDSPIAGAGSYADSTAGGAAATGDGDIMMRFLPSYQAVEYMRMGTDPTVACQKVISRIQKYAPKFFGAIICANTTGSYGAACNKIPGFTQFHFMVSSPLLSRPTEQVVDCI is encoded by the exons aTGGCGGCGGGACGCGgcgggggccggcagggagcgACCGTCGCGCTTCTCTTGCTCGCTGCGCTGACGCCGGCGAGCGCCGCCTCGGCTGCCGCTCTGCCTGTAGTCATCAACACCTGGGCGTTTAGGACGGCCGCGGAGACAG CTTGGAAAGTATTAGAGTCGGGAGGTTCAGAGCTGGATGCGGTCGAGAGAGGCTGCGGTCAGTGTGAGATCGATCAGTGCGATGGAAGCGTGGGGTACGGAGGAAGCCCAGATGAAAGTGGAGAAACAACTCTGGATGCAATGATTATGGATGG GAACACTATGGAAGTTGGGGCTGTTGCGGATCTCAGGCGTGTGAAAAATGCAATTGGTGTAGCACGAAAGGTCATTGAATACACTAAGCATACATTACTAGTGGGAGAGTCAG CCTCCCTGTTTGCTGTAAGAATGGGGTTTCCATATGAAGATTTAACTACCCAGAAATCCCTTTCGCTGTATTCAGAGTGGCTTAATCAAAGCTGTCAGCCAAACTACTGGAAG AATGTAGTGCCAGACTCTTCAAAATCCTGTGGACCGTATAAAAGGCGTGAAGAAGTATCTTATAAAGAAGAACACACCAGCTCACAAAGAAGTATTCATAACCATGATACTATTGGTAACAACTTTTG CCGTGTGGGAGATTCTCCGATAGCTGGAGCGGGATCCTACGCGGATAGTACAGCcggaggagctgcagccactgGGGATGGTGACATCATGATGCGCTTCTTACCCAG ttatcaAGCTGTGGAATATATGAGGATGGGAACAGACCCAACAGTAGCCTGTCAAAAAGTTATTTCCAGAATCCAGAAGTACGCTCCAAAGTTCTTTGGTGCTATCATTTGTGCCAATACAACTGGAAGTTATG gtGCTGCATGTAATAAAATTCCAGGATTCACTCAGTTTCACTTCATGGTTTCAAGCCCTTTGCTAAGTCGACCAACTGAGCAAGTAGTAGATTGCATTTAA
- the AGA gene encoding N(4)-(beta-N-acetylglucosaminyl)-L-asparaginase isoform X1 gives MAAGRGGGRQGATVALLLLAALTPASAASAAALPVVINTWAFRTAAETAWKVLESGGSELDAVERGCGQCEIDQCDGSVGYGGSPDESGETTLDAMIMDGNTMEVGAVADLRRVKNAIGVARKVIEYTKHTLLVGESASLFAVRMGFPYEDLTTQKSLSLYSEWLNQSCQPNYWKNVVPDSSKSCGPYKRREEVSYKEEHTSSQRSIHNHDTIGMVVIGVSGTVASGTSTNGAIHKLPGRVGDSPIAGAGSYADSTAGGAAATGDGDIMMRFLPSYQAVEYMRMGTDPTVACQKVISRIQKYAPKFFGAIICANTTGSYGAACNKIPGFTQFHFMVSSPLLSRPTEQVVDCI, from the exons aTGGCGGCGGGACGCGgcgggggccggcagggagcgACCGTCGCGCTTCTCTTGCTCGCTGCGCTGACGCCGGCGAGCGCCGCCTCGGCTGCCGCTCTGCCTGTAGTCATCAACACCTGGGCGTTTAGGACGGCCGCGGAGACAG CTTGGAAAGTATTAGAGTCGGGAGGTTCAGAGCTGGATGCGGTCGAGAGAGGCTGCGGTCAGTGTGAGATCGATCAGTGCGATGGAAGCGTGGGGTACGGAGGAAGCCCAGATGAAAGTGGAGAAACAACTCTGGATGCAATGATTATGGATGG GAACACTATGGAAGTTGGGGCTGTTGCGGATCTCAGGCGTGTGAAAAATGCAATTGGTGTAGCACGAAAGGTCATTGAATACACTAAGCATACATTACTAGTGGGAGAGTCAG CCTCCCTGTTTGCTGTAAGAATGGGGTTTCCATATGAAGATTTAACTACCCAGAAATCCCTTTCGCTGTATTCAGAGTGGCTTAATCAAAGCTGTCAGCCAAACTACTGGAAG AATGTAGTGCCAGACTCTTCAAAATCCTGTGGACCGTATAAAAGGCGTGAAGAAGTATCTTATAAAGAAGAACACACCAGCTCACAAAGAAGTATTCATAACCATGATACTATTG GTATGGTTGTAATTGGTGTGAGTGGAACCGTTGCTTCTGGGACATCTACTAATGGTGCAATACACAAACTTCCAGG CCGTGTGGGAGATTCTCCGATAGCTGGAGCGGGATCCTACGCGGATAGTACAGCcggaggagctgcagccactgGGGATGGTGACATCATGATGCGCTTCTTACCCAG ttatcaAGCTGTGGAATATATGAGGATGGGAACAGACCCAACAGTAGCCTGTCAAAAAGTTATTTCCAGAATCCAGAAGTACGCTCCAAAGTTCTTTGGTGCTATCATTTGTGCCAATACAACTGGAAGTTATG gtGCTGCATGTAATAAAATTCCAGGATTCACTCAGTTTCACTTCATGGTTTCAAGCCCTTTGCTAAGTCGACCAACTGAGCAAGTAGTAGATTGCATTTAA